A single region of the Brachypodium distachyon strain Bd21 chromosome 3, Brachypodium_distachyon_v3.0, whole genome shotgun sequence genome encodes:
- the LOC100828613 gene encoding uncharacterized protein LOC100828613 isoform X1 produces the protein MGVQVDQRSSVGLDSLYGVQLTGRSQYSDDELVKTSIMDPSTCEQQEGFGLTRSLQIRRLWQQRPPCLKPIHCSLSCDKHAGETIANVVTSLPFIVLGLQTPRKNLNTALYANSLIGVGVASSLYHTSRGEIRKYMRWADYTMIATTTLCLTRALRNEHPKLLMAASTLLLPFQPLMVTALHTGMMEVSFAKRASIEPELRMAHNLHRMSSLLGGALFIADDVFPETPYIHAGWHLAAALGVGTCNKLLE, from the exons ATGGGAGTTCAGGTAGATCAAAGATCTTCCGTGGGTCTAGATAGCCTCTACGGGGTACAACTTACGGGCCGGTCACAGTATAGTGATGATGAACttgtcaaaactagcatcaTGGATCCGTCAACTTGTGAACAGCAGGAAGGTTTTGGCTTGACCCGTAGTTTGCAAATCCG GCGACTATGGCAACAAAGACCTCCATGCCTGAAGCCCATCCACTGTAGTCTCTCAT GTGATAAACATGCTGGTGAAACTATTGCTAATGTTGTCACGTCACTTCCTTTCATTGTTCTTGGACTGCAGACACCTAG AAAGAACTTGAATACTGCACTTTATGCCAACTCGCTGATTGGAGTTGGAGTTGCATCTAGCTTGTATCATACTTCGAGAGGAGAAATCAGAAAATACATGCGGTGGGCAGATTATACAATGATTGCCACTACAACACTA TGCCTAACAAGAGCGCTTCGTAATGAACATCCAAAATTACTAATGGCAGCATCAACATTGCTCCTACCATTCCAGCCCTTGATGGTCACAGCCCTCCACACTGGGATGATGGAG gtTTCATTCGCAAAACGAGCATCGATCGAGCCGGAGCTCAGGATGGCGCATAACCTGCACAGGATGTCGTCTCTATTGGGAGGTGCACTGTTCATCGCTGACGATGTCTTCCCAGAGACCCcctacatccacgcggggtgGCACCTAGCTGCGGCATTGGGTGTCGGCACATGCAACAAACTTCTTGAATGA
- the LOC100828613 gene encoding uncharacterized protein LOC100828613 isoform X2, which produces MRWADYTMIATTTLCLTRALRNEHPKLLMAASTLLLPFQPLMVTALHTGMMEVSFAKRASIEPELRMAHNLHRMSSLLGGALFIADDVFPETPYIHAGWHLAAALGVGTCNKLLE; this is translated from the exons ATGCGGTGGGCAGATTATACAATGATTGCCACTACAACACTA TGCCTAACAAGAGCGCTTCGTAATGAACATCCAAAATTACTAATGGCAGCATCAACATTGCTCCTACCATTCCAGCCCTTGATGGTCACAGCCCTCCACACTGGGATGATGGAG gtTTCATTCGCAAAACGAGCATCGATCGAGCCGGAGCTCAGGATGGCGCATAACCTGCACAGGATGTCGTCTCTATTGGGAGGTGCACTGTTCATCGCTGACGATGTCTTCCCAGAGACCCcctacatccacgcggggtgGCACCTAGCTGCGGCATTGGGTGTCGGCACATGCAACAAACTTCTTGAATGA